In Aegilops tauschii subsp. strangulata cultivar AL8/78 chromosome 3, Aet v6.0, whole genome shotgun sequence, one genomic interval encodes:
- the LOC123497661 gene encoding uncharacterized protein, translating to MRASAVGVRIVLPGTFPGGDRDMKKRHMDAMAIVHTYGKPDIFLTMTCNPKWEEITNELLPGQMSQDRPDIVAPVFYGKLEAMKDMLLKKMVLGVVVAYVVAFNAQADLKNVVSSENASKSMLTEYFKANKKNTLGQGHIVSVNPAEGERYYLRVLLNHVTGKTGFEDLLTVDGVVCGRFREAAERLGLIEADNTLDDYLTEAEQWAMPCSLRRLFATILVHCEPGDVRGLWDRHLEPMPNDYRRTRTSPNEVEQMVLLDIRGMLQSMGKYIIDFALPTIDDAFDPTKGEAREIIEESTVEFYESDTKLSSSLNLEQRAAYDEILSAVERGDGGVFFLDGPGGTGKTFLYRAMLAKVRGEGKIAIATATLGVAASIMPGGRTAHSRFKIPPSCDDGASCSFTKQSGTAKLLRMASLILWDEASMTKRQAVEALDNSMRDIMGIRD from the exons CCTGACATCTTCTTGACCATGACTTGCAACCCTAAATGGGAAGAGATAACGAATGAGTTGCTTCCTGGTCAGATGTCGCAAGATCGTCCTGATATTGTGGCCCCCGTGTTCTACGGCAAACTAGAGGCTATGAAAGACATGTTGCTCAAGAAGATGGTCCTGGGTGTTGTTGTTGCTTATGT GGTTGCATTCAATGCACAGGCTGACTTGAAGAATGTTGTCTCCTCCGAAAATGCTTCAAAATCCATGTTAACTGAGTATTTCAAGGCTAACAAAAAAAACACCCTTGGGCAAG GTCATATCGTGTCTGTCAATCCTGCCGAGGGGGAGCGATACTACCTGCGTGTGTTGTTGAACCATGTTACGGGCAAAACGGGCTTTGAGGACTTGCTCACCGTGGACGGCGTGGTATGTGGGAGATTTAGAGAGGCTGCTGAAAGGTTGGGACTCATCGAGGCTGACAACACGCTCGACGACTATCTTACTGAGGCGGAGCAGTGGGCGATGCCATGTTCTCTTAGGAGGCTCTTCGCAACCATCTTGGTGCACTGCGAGCCAGGCGACGTGCGCGGTTTATGGGATAGGCACCTCGAGCCTATGCCCAATGACTACCGTCGAACACGCACGTCCCCGAACGAGGTGGAGCAGATGGTGTTGCTTGACATTAGGGGTATGTTGCAGTCCATGGGTAAATACATTATTGATTTCGCTCTTCCAACCATCGATGATGCGTTTGACCCAACCAAGGGCGAGGCCAGAGAGATCATCGAGGAATCAACTGTTGAGTTTTATGAAAGTGACACTAAATTGTCATCTTCCTTGAATTTGGAGCAAAGGGCCGCATACGACGAGATACTATCGGCTGTTGAACGCGGTGATGGGGGTGTATTCTTTCTAGATGGCCCTGGAGGTACAGGGAAGACCTTCCTCTACAGGGCGATGCTCGCCAAGGTGAGGGGCGAGGGCAAGATTGCTATCGCTACCGCAACGTTGGGCGTCGCTGCTTCTATCATGCCTGGAGGTAGGACTGCCCACTCAAGGTTCAAAATCCCACCGAGTTGCGATGATGGAGCCTCGTGCAGCTTCACCAAGCAGAGTGGGACCGCCAAGCTGCTAAGGATGGCCTCATTGATACTATGGGACGAGGCCAGCATGACTAAGCGACAAGCTGTTGAGGCATTGGACAATAGCATGCGCGACATCATGGGAATACGTGACTGA
- the LOC109742787 gene encoding uncharacterized protein: protein MRQLRLITNMRAHNDTWFADYLLRVGNGTEEADDQGNILLPDDICLPSTGEVDDLEKLINHVFPSLDDNMSDSNYMTSRAILSTTNDNVDKINIRMIERFHGDEVIYHSFDSAEDDPYGYYAPEFLNVLTPNGLPPHALKLKLNCPVILLRNIDPANGLCNGTRLVVRGFERNTIDAEIMIGQHAGRRVFLPRIPLCPSDNDMFPFKFKRKQFPIRLSFAMTINKAQGQTIPIVGVYLPNPVFSHGQLYVALSRATAKRNIKILIQKERPKEKSNKQNNNPKKRKRPTVSLLTSMKNIVYKEVLTG from the coding sequence ATGCGGCAGCTTCGGCTCATCACCAACATGAGGGCTCATAATGACACGTGGTTTGCAGATTACTTGCTCAGGGTCGGTAATGGCACAGAGGAAGCCGACGATCAAGGCAACATACTACTGCCTGATGACATTTGTCTACCATCTACAGGCGAggttgacgacctggagaagctAATTAACCACGTGTTTCCGAGTCTAGATGACAACATGTCTGATTCGAATTACATGACATCTCGCGCAATCCTTTCCACAACAAATGACAACGTCGACAAGATAAACATCCGCATGATAGAGCGTTTCCACGGAGATGAAGTAATCTACCATAGCTTTGACAGTGCGGAGGACGACCCATATGGCTACTACGCTCCTGAGTTTCTTAACGTATTAACTCCTAATGGTCTTCCTCCGCATGCACTCAAACTAAAGCTGAACTGCCCGGTCATACTTCTAAGGAACATTGATCCAGCTAATGGACTGTGTAACGGGACTAGGCTTGTTGTTAGAGGTTTTGAGAGGAACACCATTGATGCAGAAATCATGATTGGACAACACGCTGGTAGGAGGGTCTTCCTTCCTCGAATACCTCTGTGCCCATCTGACAACGACATGTTTCCATTCAAGTTTAAGAGGAAGCAATTTCCTATAAGGCTTAGCTTTGCTATGACGATTAACAAGGCTCAAGGGCAGACCATCCCGATTGTTGGTGTGTATCTACCTAATCCGGTGTTCTCTCATGGTCAACTCTATGTTGCTTTGTCTCGAGCCACCGCAAAGAGAAACATAAAGATACTTATTCAGAAGGAGAGGCCGAAGGAGAAGTCCAACAAGCAAAATAACAATCCAAAGAAGCGAAAAAGACCGACCGTGTCCTTGCTGACCTCAATGAAGAACATCGTCTACAAGGAAGTACTTACAGGCTGA
- the LOC141020651 gene encoding uncharacterized protein, with product MKGGLGILNLGLQNDALLLKYLNKFYNKADVPWVRLVWDSYYFQRIPHDTILCGSFWWRDICKLMDKYRAVTSFTVGKGDSVLFWSDHWEIDQSCIPLQERFPRLFSFFLQKNLSVMEVIQAGNLQQMFSLPLSELAFREFNQLSSLLSGTSFDNGCNDIWAWRHGKKAEYSAKKYYDFVHQPVIANPILSWVWKSCCTMTIKMFAWLVIMDRVNTKDMIQRRHWRINDGPSCVLCPTGVTEDRNHLFFQCNFSMRIWNYLQVSWLDSNDMVQIAVHARKEFNKPFFSEVGFLAWWNIWKVRNDRAFRHVNPTFRQWRNGFIHDITLLSHRIKTRYKEALLKWIGFLPP from the coding sequence ATGAAGGGTGGGCTTGGAATTCTGAATTTGGGACTACAGAATGATGCACTGCTCCTTAAGTACCTGAATAAATTCTATAATAAAGCAGATGTGCCATGGGTCCGTTTGGTGTGGGACTCATATTACTTTCAGAGAATTCCTCATGACACTATTCTTTGTGGCTCATTCTGGTGGAGGGACATTTGTAAATTAATGGACAAGTATCGGGCTGTTACCTCATTCACTGTTGGCAAAGGAGATTCTGTTCTATTTTGGTCTGATCATTGGGAGATTGACCAGTCTTGCATTCCTCTGCAAGAAAGGTTTCCAAGGCTTTTCTCTTTTTTCCTGCAGAAGAACCTTTCTGTCATGGAAGTGATACAGGCAGGAAATTTGCAGCAAATGTTTTCATTGCCATTGTCTGAACTGGCTTTTAGGGAGTTCAATCAGCTTTCAAGCTTGTTATCTGGGACTTCCTTTGACAATGGTTGTAATGATATCTGGGCTTGGAGACATGGGAAAAAGGCGGAGTACTCGGCAAAGAAGTACTATGATTTTGTCCACCAGCCTGTTATTGCCAATCCTATACTCAGCTGGGTTTGGAAAAGCTGCTGTACCATGACAATTAAAATGTTTGCCTGGCTGGTAATTATGGACAGagttaacaccaaggatatgattCAACGACGCCATTGGAGAATTAATGATGGACCTAGTTGTGTCCTATGCCCGACTGGAGTAACTGAGGATAGGAATCATCTATTCTTCCAATGTAACTTCAGTATGAGAATCTGGAACTACCTGCAAGTTTCGTGGTTGGATAGCAATGATATGGTGCAAATTGCCGTACATGCCAGGAAGGAGTTTAATAAGCCTTTTTTCTCAGAGGTGGGTTTTCTTGCATGGTGGAATATTTGGAAAGTTAGGAATGACAGGGCTTTTAGGCATGTCAACCCAACTTTTAGGCAGTGGAGAAATGGGTTTATTCATGATATTACTCTTCTTTCACACCGGATCAAGACCAGATACAAGGAGGCTCTGCTCAAATGGATTGGTTTCCTGCCTCCTTGA